A section of the Carya illinoinensis cultivar Pawnee chromosome 12, C.illinoinensisPawnee_v1, whole genome shotgun sequence genome encodes:
- the LOC122289844 gene encoding succinate dehydrogenase assembly factor 2, mitochondrial isoform X2, with protein MGSFRRSLIGVHRILNSNRSSVAVPSSQASFGPRYRGVSDFSSINSNDTLSSDIDLSNEESKRRLFNSLLYRSKQRGFLELDLVLGKWVAEHIHSMDEKGIKALVQVLDLENPDLWKWLTGQERPPESVKTNPVFTAVHDKVLNNLNSHSAPETRATPGQPWDANAPQLCPQALGVGRGTRSVRCGERSSSQGPLE; from the exons ATGGGGAGTTTTCGAAGAAGTCTGATCGGCGTGCACCGAATCCTCAATTCCAATAGAAGCTCCGTCGCAGTCCCTTCCTCTCAGGCCTCTTTTGGGCCTCGATATCGTGGGGTTTCCGATTTTTCTTCAATCAATAGCAACGATACTCTGTCGTCTGATATCGATCTCTCCAACGAAGAGAGTAAGAGACGCTTGTTTAACAGTCTGTTATATAGGAGCAAACAACGAGGCTTTCTGGAACTGGATTTGGTTCTAGGGAAATGGGTGGCGGAGCATATTCATTCCATGGATGAGAAGGGCATTAAAGCTCTCGTTCAGGTCCTTGACCTG GAAAATCCGGATCTCTGGAAGTGGCTTACTGGCCAAGAGCGACCCCCCGAATCAGTGAAAACAAATCCT GTGTTTACTGCAGTGCATGACAAGGTTCTGAACAACCTCAACAGCCATTCCGCTCCAGAGACACGAGCAACACCTGGACAACCATGG GATGCCAACGCTCCTCAACTTTGTCCTCAAGCATTGGGGGTGGGGAGGGGTACCCGTTCCGTGCGCTGTGGTGAGCGCTCCTCATCGCAAGGACCCTTAGAGTGA
- the LOC122289844 gene encoding succinate dehydrogenase assembly factor 2, mitochondrial isoform X4, with protein sequence MGSFRRSLIGVHRILNSNRSSVAVPSSQASFGPRYRGVSDFSSINSNDTLSSDIDLSNEESKRRLFNSLLYRSKQRGFLELDLVLGKWVAEHIHSMDEKGIKALVQVLDLENPDLWKWLTGQERPPESVKTNPVFTAVHDKVLNNLNSHSAPETRATPGQPWVRGWEDMRKGRDSPIAGNQ encoded by the exons ATGGGGAGTTTTCGAAGAAGTCTGATCGGCGTGCACCGAATCCTCAATTCCAATAGAAGCTCCGTCGCAGTCCCTTCCTCTCAGGCCTCTTTTGGGCCTCGATATCGTGGGGTTTCCGATTTTTCTTCAATCAATAGCAACGATACTCTGTCGTCTGATATCGATCTCTCCAACGAAGAGAGTAAGAGACGCTTGTTTAACAGTCTGTTATATAGGAGCAAACAACGAGGCTTTCTGGAACTGGATTTGGTTCTAGGGAAATGGGTGGCGGAGCATATTCATTCCATGGATGAGAAGGGCATTAAAGCTCTCGTTCAGGTCCTTGACCTG GAAAATCCGGATCTCTGGAAGTGGCTTACTGGCCAAGAGCGACCCCCCGAATCAGTGAAAACAAATCCT GTGTTTACTGCAGTGCATGACAAGGTTCTGAACAACCTCAACAGCCATTCCGCTCCAGAGACACGAGCAACACCTGGACAACCATGGGTAAGGGGGTGGGAAGATATGAGGAAAGGTCGAGACAGTCCTATAGCAGGGAATCAGTAG